Proteins from one Loktanella sp. M215 genomic window:
- a CDS encoding NAD(P)(+) transhydrogenase (Re/Si-specific) subunit beta produces MEFGFTTAAYVVAAVLFILSLGGLSGQESAKRAVWYGIIGMALAIAATLVGPGAGYWLLSLLMIVGGGAIGYQLATKVQMTQMPELVAAMHSLVGLAAVFVGYIAHIELNRVLGMMPTEREALEGFAALLAHKSAVEINILRVELFLGVFIGAVTFTGSVIAYGKLAGKVDSAAKKLPGGHMLNAGAAAVSLLCLFWYFNTGGLLPLFLMTLAALFIGYHLITGIGGADMPVVVSMLNSYSGWAAAAIGFSLGNDLLIVVGALVGSSGAILSYIMCKAMNRSFVSVILGGFGGASGPAMAVEGEQIAIDSDGVATALNEADSVIIIPGYGMAVAQAQQAVSQLVTKLRAQGKNVRFAIHPVAGRLPGHMNVLLAEARVPYDIVMEMDEINEDFPDTDVAIVIGSNDIVNPAAQDDPNSPIAGMPVLEVWKAKQVFVSKRGQGTGYSGIENPLFYKDNTRMFYGDAKKSLEELLPKID; encoded by the coding sequence ATGGAATTCGGTTTCACAACAGCGGCTTACGTTGTCGCAGCGGTTCTTTTCATCCTGTCCTTGGGCGGTCTGTCGGGGCAGGAGAGCGCCAAGCGCGCCGTCTGGTACGGCATCATCGGCATGGCGCTGGCCATCGCGGCCACGCTGGTCGGGCCGGGGGCGGGCTATTGGCTGCTGTCTTTGCTGATGATCGTCGGTGGCGGTGCCATCGGTTATCAACTGGCGACCAAGGTGCAGATGACGCAGATGCCCGAACTGGTGGCTGCGATGCACAGCCTTGTCGGTCTGGCGGCGGTCTTTGTCGGCTATATCGCGCATATCGAACTGAACCGCGTGCTGGGCATGATGCCGACAGAGCGGGAGGCGCTTGAGGGGTTTGCCGCCCTGCTGGCGCACAAGTCGGCGGTCGAGATTAACATCCTGCGGGTCGAACTGTTTCTGGGTGTCTTCATCGGGGCCGTGACCTTTACCGGGTCGGTCATCGCCTACGGCAAGCTGGCCGGTAAGGTTGATTCGGCCGCCAAGAAGCTGCCGGGCGGTCACATGCTGAACGCGGGTGCTGCGGCGGTCTCGCTGCTGTGCCTGTTCTGGTACTTCAACACCGGTGGGCTGCTTCCGCTGTTCCTGATGACGCTGGCTGCCCTGTTCATCGGTTATCACCTGATCACGGGCATCGGCGGGGCGGACATGCCCGTCGTGGTGTCGATGCTGAACAGCTATTCCGGCTGGGCTGCGGCGGCGATTGGCTTTTCGCTGGGCAACGACCTGCTGATCGTGGTCGGTGCGCTGGTCGGCTCTTCCGGTGCGATCCTGAGCTATATCATGTGCAAGGCGATGAACCGGTCGTTCGTCAGCGTGATCCTTGGCGGTTTTGGCGGGGCAAGCGGTCCTGCGATGGCGGTCGAGGGCGAGCAGATCGCCATCGATTCGGACGGTGTGGCGACGGCCCTGAACGAGGCCGACAGCGTCATCATCATCCCCGGCTACGGCATGGCGGTGGCGCAGGCGCAGCAGGCGGTCAGCCAGCTGGTGACCAAGCTGCGCGCCCAGGGCAAGAACGTGCGTTTCGCGATCCACCCGGTCGCGGGGCGTCTGCCCGGCCACATGAACGTCCTGCTGGCCGAGGCGCGCGTACCTTATGACATCGTGATGGAGATGGACGAGATCAACGAGGACTTTCCGGACACGGACGTCGCCATCGTGATCGGATCGAACGATATCGTGAACCCGGCTGCCCAAGACGATCCCAACAGCCCTATCGCCGGCATGCCGGTGCTGGAAGTCTGGAAGGCCAAGCAGGTCTTCGTGTCCAAGCGCGGGCAGGGGACGGGCTATTCGGGGATCGAGAACCCGCTGTTCTATAAGGACAATACGCGGATGTTCTATGGCGACGCCAAGAAGTCGCTGGAAGAGCTACTGCCCAAGATCGACTGA
- a CDS encoding methyl-accepting chemotaxis protein, producing the protein MTAHPLPVPQVPPAADTGRLNRLISGLGSEIVDIAAFLDDLHLTAEDQSRTLTTSETALRALDTASRTVGLAVADLAGTAQASIDAVDTSVATLRSSAQTAKTVSSFVTDLEARIVQVRESLTAVMAANAQITDIAIHVNILAINARIEAARAGDAGRGFAVVADAIKALSHKTSVAAEHVTDQTAHLNQTFAKLQSESQAVAMDARRVIDAAAATDAALMDIAGSVKGASDQTAVIARQVAQVNAASTTFAPAFTRLSQLASRTGDGVIQATARSTALIARSEAIVQEAALLGGQSIDTPFITCVQTAAARITEVWEDAIAAGRIAARDLFDDRYQAIPDTHPQQVVTRFTTFCDATLPAIQEPALSLDPKVVFCAAVDQRGYLPTHNAKFAQPQSADPVWNATHCRNRRIFDDRVGLKAGRNTAPFLLQVYRRDMGGGRFVLMKDVSAPIRIGGRHWGGLRLAYAFD; encoded by the coding sequence ATGACAGCCCACCCCCTGCCCGTGCCACAGGTGCCGCCCGCCGCAGACACGGGCCGCCTCAACCGCCTGATCTCGGGTCTGGGATCCGAAATCGTGGATATCGCGGCATTTCTCGACGACCTGCACCTGACGGCAGAGGATCAGTCGCGCACCCTGACCACCAGCGAAACCGCCTTGCGCGCGCTCGACACCGCGTCACGCACCGTGGGCCTCGCCGTGGCGGATCTGGCCGGTACCGCGCAGGCCAGCATCGACGCGGTGGACACCTCCGTGGCGACCCTGCGCAGCTCTGCCCAGACGGCGAAAACCGTGTCCAGCTTCGTCACCGATCTGGAAGCCCGGATCGTGCAGGTCCGCGAATCGCTGACAGCCGTGATGGCCGCCAATGCGCAGATCACAGACATCGCCATTCACGTGAACATCCTTGCGATCAACGCCCGGATCGAAGCCGCCCGCGCAGGCGACGCCGGCCGTGGCTTTGCCGTCGTGGCCGATGCGATCAAGGCGTTGTCGCACAAGACCTCCGTGGCGGCGGAACATGTCACCGACCAGACGGCGCACCTGAACCAGACCTTCGCAAAACTGCAGTCCGAATCGCAGGCCGTGGCGATGGACGCCCGCCGGGTGATCGACGCGGCGGCCGCGACCGACGCGGCGCTGATGGACATCGCCGGATCGGTCAAGGGGGCCTCTGACCAGACGGCCGTGATCGCGCGGCAGGTCGCACAGGTCAACGCGGCCAGCACCACCTTCGCCCCCGCCTTTACGCGATTGTCGCAACTGGCCAGCCGGACCGGCGACGGCGTGATCCAGGCCACGGCCCGCAGCACTGCCCTGATCGCCCGCAGCGAAGCCATCGTGCAAGAGGCGGCGCTGCTGGGCGGCCAGTCCATCGACACGCCCTTCATCACCTGTGTGCAGACCGCTGCCGCGCGCATCACCGAGGTGTGGGAGGATGCCATCGCCGCAGGCCGGATCGCGGCCCGCGACCTCTTCGACGATCGCTATCAGGCGATCCCGGACACGCACCCGCAACAGGTCGTCACGCGTTTTACGACATTCTGCGACGCCACGCTGCCCGCGATCCAAGAGCCGGCCCTGTCGCTCGATCCCAAGGTGGTGTTCTGCGCCGCGGTCGACCAGCGCGGGTATCTGCCCACCCACAACGCGAAATTCGCGCAGCCGCAATCGGCCGACCCGGTCTGGAACGCCACCCACTGCCGCAACCGCCGCATCTTTGACGATCGCGTCGGGCTGAAGGCCGGGCGCAACACCGCCCCCTTCCTGCTGCAGGTCTACCGCCGCGACATGGGCGGCGGCCGCTTCGTCCTGATGAAGGATGTCTCGGCGCCGATCCGCATCGGCGGGCGGCACTGGGGCGGGTTGCGTCTGGCCTATGCCTTCGACTGA
- a CDS encoding pseudouridine synthase: MSRLILFNKPFDVLSQFTDARSPTPRATLSDFIDVPRVYPAGRLDRDSEGLLLLTDDGALQARISDPRFKAPKTYLVQVEGDPAETTLAALRRGVTLKDGPTRPAQVRRIDTPDLWPRVPPVRFRKSVPDTWLELTITEGRNRQVRRMTAHAGHPTLRLVRWRIGDWSLDDLAPGTWRDVTG, translated from the coding sequence ATGTCGCGCCTGATCCTGTTCAACAAACCCTTCGACGTGCTGTCGCAATTCACCGATGCGCGCAGCCCGACACCCCGCGCCACCCTGTCGGATTTCATCGACGTGCCAAGGGTTTACCCCGCAGGCCGCCTTGACCGCGACAGCGAGGGGCTGCTTCTTCTGACCGACGACGGCGCCCTGCAGGCCCGGATCAGCGATCCCCGCTTCAAGGCGCCGAAAACCTACCTCGTGCAGGTCGAAGGTGACCCTGCGGAAACCACCCTCGCCGCCCTGCGCCGTGGCGTCACGCTCAAGGACGGCCCGACCCGCCCGGCACAGGTGCGACGCATCGACACCCCGGACCTGTGGCCGCGCGTGCCACCGGTGCGATTCCGCAAATCCGTCCCCGATACCTGGCTGGAACTGACGATCACCGAAGGCCGCAACCGTCAGGTCCGCCGCATGACCGCCCACGCCGGCCACCCGACCCTGCGCCTCGTGCGCTGGCGGATCGGCGACTGGTCGCTGGACGATCTGGCCCCCGGCACATGGCGCGATGTCACCGGTTAA
- a CDS encoding type III PLP-dependent enzyme, translating to MIASTAGAQAPVRVATPKLDAYVAGRDFDKPTLVIDCDRVETQYNALKAGLGHADIHYAVKANPAKPVLERLVKLGSHFDAASKGEIEMCIAAGAHPDTISYGNTIKRASDVAWAHANGITLFAADAEEELDKIAEHAPGANVYIRLIVETSEADWPLTRKFGCDAGLALTLLDYAKDVGLTPVGFSFHVGSQTRRAEMWAPTLDQMAEIWKAAKDAGHNLNLLNIGGGFPAFYGEAIDTPTVYAGRVIELVTEKFGHIPRIMAEPGRGMVAEAGVIACEVMLVSRKSDRDVHRWVYLSIGRFSGLAETEGEAIRYQFETDRDGDATGPCIMAGPSCDSADVLYEKRPMNLPLTLKSGDRVLIRNTGAYTSTYSSVCFNGFPPLDVVVI from the coding sequence ATGATTGCATCAACTGCTGGCGCGCAAGCGCCTGTTCGTGTCGCCACCCCCAAGCTGGACGCTTACGTCGCCGGGCGCGATTTCGACAAACCGACCCTCGTGATCGATTGCGATCGCGTGGAGACGCAATACAACGCGCTGAAGGCGGGCCTTGGTCATGCCGACATCCACTATGCGGTGAAGGCGAACCCCGCCAAGCCGGTGCTGGAGCGTCTGGTCAAGCTGGGGTCGCATTTCGATGCGGCGTCCAAAGGCGAGATCGAGATGTGCATCGCCGCCGGCGCGCACCCCGACACGATTTCCTATGGCAACACGATCAAGCGCGCCTCTGACGTCGCTTGGGCGCATGCCAATGGCATCACGCTGTTCGCCGCCGATGCCGAGGAAGAGCTGGACAAGATCGCGGAACACGCGCCGGGTGCGAATGTCTACATCCGCCTGATCGTCGAGACGTCGGAGGCCGACTGGCCCCTGACGCGCAAGTTCGGCTGCGACGCCGGTCTGGCGCTGACGCTGCTGGACTATGCCAAGGACGTCGGTCTGACGCCGGTTGGCTTTTCGTTCCACGTGGGGTCACAGACCCGCCGGGCCGAGATGTGGGCACCGACGCTGGACCAGATGGCCGAGATCTGGAAAGCGGCCAAGGACGCGGGCCATAACCTGAACCTGCTGAACATCGGCGGCGGTTTCCCGGCGTTTTATGGCGAGGCGATCGACACGCCGACGGTCTATGCCGGCCGCGTGATCGAGCTGGTGACCGAAAAGTTCGGCCACATCCCCCGCATCATGGCAGAACCGGGCCGTGGCATGGTCGCCGAGGCGGGTGTGATCGCCTGCGAGGTGATGCTGGTCAGCCGCAAGTCCGACCGTGACGTGCACCGCTGGGTCTATCTGTCGATCGGACGTTTTTCCGGTCTGGCCGAAACCGAAGGCGAGGCGATCCGCTATCAGTTCGAGACGGACCGCGACGGCGACGCCACGGGGCCCTGCATCATGGCGGGACCGTCGTGTGACTCGGCTGACGTGCTGTATGAAAAGCGCCCGATGAACCTGCCGCTGACGCTGAAAAGCGGTGACCGGGTGCTGATCCGCAACACCGGGGCCTATACCTCGACCTATTCATCGGTCTGCTTCAACGGCTTTCCGCCGCTGGATGTCGTTGTGATCTAA
- a CDS encoding DUF3422 family protein: MSAIEDHPLRYALANELHARPFPAVQAPARAAYLAIKPAHNAAGRDREADRVHLIALLDRFGAQHPQPGATHYSGHLGKHLLKWESHTEFVTFTIFGPGVAERPYDASTFAVFPDDWLRQAPGVRITSALIRIELLDGDSGIEAKVDNWFVPESLAISRVLDGELVIASDFRIDTGGHMRFAVFARNKAGERRTGRVVQRLCEIETYKAMSMLGLSRARDLGHEMAAIDDRLTTLLSEMCGPVGEPAALLQNLLTVSAELENIVAQSAFRFGATGAYETIVNQRIAVLREERFEGRQTFGEFMMRRFDPAMRTVKSTEGRLKAMSDRALRAGDLLRTRVDVERSAQNRDLLASMDKRSDTQLRLQRTVEGLSTVAISYYAVSLAMYILGPLEYRYEISKTTMAAIVTPLVLLGVWAMVQRLKKHLD, from the coding sequence ATGTCAGCGATCGAAGACCACCCCCTGCGCTATGCTCTGGCGAACGAGCTGCACGCGCGGCCGTTTCCGGCGGTGCAGGCCCCGGCGCGGGCAGCCTACCTTGCGATCAAGCCCGCGCATAACGCCGCAGGCCGCGACCGCGAGGCGGACCGGGTGCATCTGATCGCGCTTCTTGACCGCTTTGGCGCGCAGCACCCGCAACCGGGGGCCACGCATTATTCGGGGCATCTGGGCAAGCATCTGCTGAAGTGGGAAAGCCATACGGAATTCGTGACCTTTACCATCTTCGGTCCGGGCGTGGCCGAACGCCCCTATGATGCCAGCACCTTTGCGGTGTTTCCGGACGACTGGCTGCGGCAGGCACCGGGCGTGCGGATCACCTCTGCGCTGATCCGGATCGAACTGCTGGACGGTGACTCGGGCATCGAGGCCAAGGTGGACAATTGGTTCGTGCCGGAAAGCCTTGCGATCAGCCGGGTGCTGGACGGTGAACTGGTCATCGCCTCTGATTTCCGGATCGACACGGGCGGTCACATGCGTTTTGCCGTCTTTGCCCGCAACAAGGCCGGAGAGCGGCGGACGGGGCGCGTCGTGCAGCGCCTGTGCGAGATCGAGACCTACAAGGCGATGTCGATGCTGGGGCTGTCCCGCGCGCGCGATCTGGGGCACGAGATGGCGGCGATCGACGACCGGCTGACCACGCTTCTGTCAGAGATGTGCGGCCCCGTGGGCGAGCCTGCGGCGCTGTTGCAGAACCTGCTGACCGTGTCGGCAGAGCTGGAGAATATCGTCGCCCAGTCGGCGTTCCGGTTCGGGGCGACGGGCGCCTACGAGACGATCGTGAACCAGCGGATCGCCGTGCTGCGCGAGGAGCGGTTCGAGGGGCGGCAGACCTTTGGCGAGTTCATGATGCGGCGGTTCGACCCCGCGATGCGGACGGTGAAATCGACCGAAGGGCGGCTGAAGGCGATGAGCGACCGGGCCTTGCGGGCGGGCGATCTGTTGCGGACGCGGGTGGACGTGGAACGCTCTGCCCAGAACCGCGATCTGCTGGCGAGCATGGACAAGCGGTCGGATACGCAGTTGCGCCTGCAGCGCACGGTCGAGGGGCTGTCGACGGTGGCGATCAGCTATTACGCGGTGTCGCTGGCGATGTATATCCTCGGGCCGCTGGAATACCGGTACGAGATCAGCAAGACGACCATGGCGGCGATCGTGACGCCGCTGGTGCTGTTGGGCGTCTGGGCGATGGTGCAGCGGTTGAAGAAGCACCTTGACTAG
- a CDS encoding MATE family efflux transporter, whose amino-acid sequence MADTTHDLTTGPVWRALARLSAPMVLGILATLSVGLADAYFLGRLGGAPLAAVGFIYPVTAAVTSLSIGLSAGANATVSQAIGDDRNPNRIGLHAVGLGVALAVVMAGVIYLIYPWLFRLLGATGATATEIAAFMPWWCLSFPFLVVTMQAMALFRAHGSAVAPSLLMTGAALVNIALDPLLIFTFDYGTAGAAMATFIARAIFAVIAVIYALHRGVLVWCADLSRDLWWSLKELARVGAPAAFSNAINPAGMALVTAAVATLGDAAVGGFGAATRVQQIALVPMLALSAGIGPVVGQNWGADKPQRAARTLQAAFAFCLAYGLIVGLGLAFGAQTFAGWLTSDTGTAGYAAAYMRIVGWSLFGYGFVVVANAAMNARSRAGWSMGLSLGRIFALYLPGAWLGVALLDFTGITLAAVAANVVAACAACVMAWHLSLLHPRSLRLTFT is encoded by the coding sequence ATGGCCGACACGACCCACGACCTGACGACCGGACCCGTCTGGCGCGCCCTCGCGCGCCTGTCCGCCCCGATGGTGCTGGGCATCCTTGCCACGCTGTCGGTCGGGCTGGCGGATGCCTATTTCCTCGGTCGCCTCGGCGGTGCCCCCCTCGCGGCCGTGGGGTTCATCTATCCGGTCACCGCAGCGGTCACCTCGCTCTCCATCGGCCTCAGCGCCGGGGCCAATGCCACTGTCAGTCAGGCCATCGGTGACGACCGCAACCCCAACCGCATCGGGCTGCACGCCGTGGGGCTTGGCGTGGCGCTTGCCGTGGTCATGGCCGGCGTCATTTACCTGATCTATCCGTGGCTGTTCCGCCTGCTGGGTGCCACCGGCGCCACAGCAACCGAGATCGCGGCCTTCATGCCGTGGTGGTGCCTGTCCTTTCCGTTCCTCGTCGTCACCATGCAGGCCATGGCGCTGTTTCGCGCCCATGGCAGTGCCGTGGCCCCGTCGCTGCTGATGACCGGTGCGGCGTTGGTCAACATCGCCCTCGATCCCCTGCTGATCTTCACCTTTGACTACGGCACCGCCGGGGCCGCCATGGCGACCTTCATCGCCCGCGCGATCTTTGCCGTGATCGCCGTCATCTACGCCCTGCACCGGGGCGTGCTGGTCTGGTGCGCGGACCTCAGCCGCGATCTGTGGTGGTCGCTCAAGGAGCTCGCCCGCGTCGGCGCCCCCGCCGCCTTTTCAAACGCGATCAATCCGGCGGGCATGGCCTTGGTCACCGCCGCCGTCGCGACCCTTGGCGATGCCGCCGTCGGCGGGTTCGGTGCGGCCACGCGGGTCCAGCAGATCGCCCTCGTGCCGATGCTGGCCCTGTCCGCCGGGATCGGCCCCGTCGTGGGTCAGAACTGGGGTGCAGACAAACCGCAGCGCGCCGCGCGCACCCTGCAGGCGGCCTTCGCCTTCTGTCTGGCCTACGGCCTGATCGTGGGCCTCGGGCTGGCCTTCGGCGCGCAGACCTTCGCGGGCTGGCTCACCTCGGACACCGGCACCGCAGGCTATGCCGCGGCCTACATGCGCATCGTCGGCTGGTCGCTCTTTGGCTATGGCTTTGTCGTCGTAGCCAATGCCGCGATGAACGCCCGGTCCCGGGCGGGCTGGTCGATGGGCCTGTCGCTGGGCCGGATCTTCGCCCTCTACCTGCCCGGCGCGTGGCTGGGCGTCGCCTTGCTGGATTTCACCGGCATCACGCTGGCCGCCGTCGCGGCCAACGTCGTGGCAGCCTGTGCCGCCTGCGTCATGGCGTGGCACCTGTCGCTGCTGCACCCCCGCAGCCTGCGCCTGACCTTCACCTAG
- a CDS encoding ABC transporter permease has product MTDRDIHADADNLLVAGDPTAPVQAVKARNQWLDVWDQFKTHKGAVASLVFLIFIALFVLIGPWLWGLDPAALDIRNKDIRPIVNALWGTDKVAWAHPMGTDNLGRDLMAQIMQGGRISLAVGAAAMVLAILIGTFVGVVAGYFNRLDGALMRLTDLFLALPLLPLLLVMMLLFRDPLRSAFGPEEGIFILIVTGIGITSWMHTARIVRGDVLALKEREYVLAARSIGTPSRRIITRHLLPNVLSPIMVSATLGLATAIITESALSFLGLGFPPDFPTWGKILADSVPRMTAFPERVIWPGLAISLTVLAVNYIGDGLRDALDPRIRGM; this is encoded by the coding sequence ATGACTGACCGTGACATCCACGCCGACGCCGACAACCTGCTGGTCGCTGGCGACCCCACAGCCCCGGTGCAGGCCGTAAAGGCGCGCAACCAGTGGCTGGACGTCTGGGACCAGTTCAAGACCCACAAGGGCGCCGTCGCGTCGCTGGTCTTCCTGATCTTCATCGCCCTCTTCGTGCTGATCGGCCCGTGGCTCTGGGGCCTCGACCCCGCCGCCCTCGACATTCGCAACAAGGATATCCGCCCCATCGTCAACGCGCTTTGGGGGACAGACAAGGTCGCGTGGGCGCACCCCATGGGCACCGACAATCTGGGCCGCGACCTGATGGCGCAGATCATGCAGGGCGGCCGTATCAGCCTTGCGGTGGGCGCCGCCGCGATGGTCCTCGCGATCCTGATCGGCACTTTCGTCGGTGTCGTCGCGGGCTACTTCAACCGCCTCGACGGCGCGTTGATGCGCCTGACGGACCTGTTCCTCGCCCTGCCGCTGCTGCCGCTGCTGCTGGTGATGATGCTGCTGTTCCGCGATCCGCTGCGCTCAGCCTTCGGCCCGGAGGAAGGCATCTTCATCCTGATCGTGACCGGCATCGGCATCACAAGCTGGATGCACACCGCCCGCATCGTGCGCGGCGACGTGCTGGCGCTGAAAGAGCGTGAATACGTCCTCGCCGCGCGGTCCATCGGCACGCCCTCGCGCCGGATCATCACCCGCCACCTGCTGCCCAACGTGCTGTCGCCGATCATGGTCTCGGCCACCCTCGGGCTTGCCACGGCGATCATCACCGAATCCGCTCTGTCGTTTCTGGGCCTCGGCTTCCCGCCCGACTTCCCCACATGGGGCAAGATCCTCGCGGACTCCGTCCCCCGCATGACCGCCTTTCCAGAGCGTGTGATCTGGCCGGGCCTTGCGATTTCACTGACCGTGCTGGCGGTGAACTACATCGGTGACGGCCTGCGCGACGCGCTCGATCCGCGCATCCGGGGCATGTAG
- a CDS encoding ABC transporter permease, with product MLTYTFRRLLISIPTLLFIAFVIFMLLELAPGDPMAQMPLTIPPEVKEKMRIALGLGEPWFIRFPLWLKQFFIVEPQYWIDNAFGTNFADGAQRIVSFQSRSPVFDTIAQRLPQTLWVVGMSYVVGVIIALPIGIISAYRQYSVFDQAGTFVSMIGFSVPPFFSGVLLIVIFSVTLGWLPSIYDTTLVVNSWATFKMQLMQMVMPVMVLALQTTAQVSRYMRASMLDNLGQDYVRTARAKGMTESTVVMKHVLRNSMIPVITVIALGIPSIFGGAIITEQIFKVNGLGQLLIIALQGSDIPMVMTLTFLFAILIVMFNLIADVLYGVFDPRIRYD from the coding sequence ATGCTGACCTACACCTTCCGCAGGCTGCTGATCTCGATCCCGACGCTTTTGTTCATCGCTTTCGTGATCTTCATGCTGCTGGAACTCGCCCCCGGCGATCCCATGGCCCAGATGCCCCTGACCATCCCGCCAGAGGTCAAGGAAAAGATGCGCATCGCCTTGGGGCTCGGAGAGCCGTGGTTCATCCGCTTCCCCCTGTGGCTGAAACAATTCTTCATCGTCGAGCCGCAGTACTGGATCGACAACGCGTTCGGCACGAACTTCGCCGACGGCGCACAACGCATCGTCAGCTTCCAGTCGCGCTCCCCCGTGTTCGATACCATCGCACAGCGCCTGCCGCAGACGCTCTGGGTGGTCGGCATGTCCTACGTCGTGGGCGTCATCATCGCGCTGCCCATCGGCATCATCTCAGCCTACCGTCAGTATTCGGTCTTCGATCAGGCCGGCACCTTCGTGTCGATGATCGGCTTTTCCGTGCCGCCGTTCTTTTCCGGCGTGCTGCTGATCGTGATCTTTTCCGTGACGCTGGGCTGGCTGCCGTCGATCTATGACACGACACTGGTGGTGAACAGCTGGGCCACCTTCAAGATGCAGCTGATGCAAATGGTCATGCCCGTCATGGTGCTGGCGCTGCAGACCACCGCACAGGTCAGCCGCTACATGCGCGCCTCGATGCTCGACAACCTCGGGCAGGACTACGTGCGCACCGCGCGCGCCAAGGGCATGACCGAAAGCACCGTCGTGATGAAGCACGTGCTGCGCAATTCCATGATCCCGGTCATCACCGTGATCGCCCTTGGCATCCCGTCGATCTTCGGCGGTGCCATCATCACCGAACAGATCTTCAAGGTGAACGGTCTGGGCCAGTTGCTGATCATCGCCCTGCAGGGGTCCGACATTCCGATGGTGATGACCCTGACCTTCCTCTTCGCGATCCTGATCGTGATGTTCAACCTGATTGCCGACGTCCTTTACGGCGTGTTCGACCCAAGGATCCGCTATGACTGA